A window of Odocoileus virginianus isolate 20LAN1187 ecotype Illinois chromosome 22, Ovbor_1.2, whole genome shotgun sequence contains these coding sequences:
- the SMAD4 gene encoding mothers against decapentaplegic homolog 4, giving the protein MDNMSITNTPTSNDACLSIVHSLMCHRQGGESETFAKRAIESLVKKLKEKKDELDSLITAITTNGAHPSKCVTIQRTLDGRLQVAGRKGFPHVIYARLWRWPDLHKNELKHVKYCQYAFDLKCDSVCVNPYHYERVVSPGIDLSGLTLQSNAPPSMLVKDEYVHDFEGQPSLSTEGHSIQTIQHPPSNRASTETYSTPALLAPSESNATSTTNFPNIPVASTSQPASILAGSHSEGLLQIASGPQPGQQQNGFTGQPATYHHNSTTTWTGSRTAPYTPNLPHHQNGHLQHHPPMPPHPGHYWPPVHNELAFQPPISNHPAPEYWCSIAYFEMDVQVGETFKVPSSCPIVTVDGYVDPSGGDRFCLGQLSNVHRTEAIERARLHIGKGVQLECKGEGDVWVRCLSDHAVFVQSYYLDREAGRAPGDAVHKIYPSAYIKVFDLRQCHRQMQQQAATAQAAAAAQAAAVAGNIPGPGSVGGIAPAISLSAAAGIGVDDLRRLCILRMSFVKGWGPDYPRQSIKETPCWIEIHLHRALQLLDEVLHTMPIADPQPLD; this is encoded by the exons ATGGACAATATGTCTATTACGAATACACCAACAAGTAATGATGCCTGTCTGAGCATTGTACATAGTTTGATGTGCCATAGACAAGGTGGAGAGAGTGAAACATTTGCCAAAAGAGCAATTGAAAGTTTGGTAAAAAagctgaaggagaaaaaagatgaaTTGGATTCTTTAATAACAGCTATAACTACAAATGGAGCTCACCCTAGCAAATGTGTTACCATACAGAGAACATTGGATGGAAGGCTTCAG GTGGCTGGTCGGAAGGGATTTCCTCATGTGATCTATGCCCGTCTCTGGAGGTGGCCTGACCTTCACAAAAATGAACTAAAACATGTTAAATATTGTCAGTATGCATTTGACTTAAAATGTGATAGTGTCTGTGTGAATCCATATCACTATGAACGAGTTGTATCACCTGGAATTG atcTCTCAGGATTAACACTGCAGAGTAATG CTCCACCAAGTATGTTGGTGAAGGATGAATATGTTCATGACTTTGAGGGACAGCCATCATTATCCACTGAAGGGCATTCAATTCAAACCATCCAGCATCCACCAAGTAATCGTGCATCGACGGAGACATACAGCACCCCAGCTCTCTTAGCTCCATCTGAGTCTAATGCTACCAGCACCACCAATTTTCCCAACATTCCTGTGGCTTCCACAA GTCAGCCCGCCAGTATACTGGCAGGCAGCCATAGTGAAGGATTGTTGCAGATAGCTTCAGGGCCTCAGCCAGGACAGCAGCAGAATGGATTTACTGGTCAGCCAGCTACTTATCATCATA ACAGCACTACCACCTGGACGGGAAGTAGGACCGCACCATACACACCTAATTTGCCTCACCACCAAAACGGCCATCTTCAGCACCACCCGCCTATGCCGCCCCACCCCGGACATTACT GGCCACCAGTTCACAATGAGCTTGCATTCCAGCCTCCCATTTCTAATCATCCTG CTCCTGAGTATTGGTGTTCCATCGCTTACTTTGAGATGGATGTTCAAGTAGGAGAGACATTCAAGGTCCCCTCAAGCTGTCCTATTGTTACTGTCGACGGCTATGTGGACCCTTCTGGAGGAGATCGCTTCTGCTTGGGTCAGCTCTCCAATGTCCACAGGACAGAAGCCATTGAGAGAGCAAG GTTGCACATAGGCAAAGGTGTGCAGTTGGAATGTAAAGGTGAAGGAGATGTTTGGGTCAGATGTCTTAGTGACCATGCAGTCTTTGTACAGAGCTACTACTTAGACAGAGAAGCTGGGCGTGCACCTGGAGATGCTGTTCATAAGATCTACCCAAGTGCATATATAAAG GTCTTTGATTTGCGTCAGTGTCATCGTCAGATGCAGCAGCAGGCAGCCACGGCACAAGCTGCAGCAGCTGCCCAGGCAGCAGCCGTGGCAGGAAACATCCCGGGCCCAGGGTCAGTGGGTGGAATAGCCCCAGCCATCA GTTTGTCGGCTGCTGCCGGAATCGGTGTGGATGACCTCCGTCGTTTATGCATACTCAGGATGAGTTTTGTGAAAGGCTGGGGACCTGATTACCCAAGACAGAGCATCAAGGAAACACCTTGTTGGATTGAGATTCACTTACACCGGGCCCTCCAGCTCCTTGATGAAGTCCTTCACACCATGCCTATTGCCGACCCACAGCCTTTAGACTGA